Proteins from one Camelina sativa cultivar DH55 chromosome 8, Cs, whole genome shotgun sequence genomic window:
- the LOC104707592 gene encoding cysteine-rich receptor-like protein kinase 37, with protein sequence MGKSCLVTTFLSLLLLFLQTPKNVNASFRCYGDFFNVNYGVSRDNLFSSLPSNVVANGGFYNASFGRESKDNRVHVVALCRRGYEKQACKTCLEHVIDDTKSRCPNQKESFSWVTDESDDVFCSLRYTNRSTFGKLELSPVVINANPNSINSSISENMTLFSQEWIAMVNRTLEAASTAETSSVLKYYNATKTKFTQISDVYALMQCTPDLSPGDCKRCLRECVNSFQSQSWGKQGAGVSRPSCYFRWDLYPFYKAFDNVTRVSALPPQASSTILNCVKDKKSFQGSNIAIIVVPTAINLFVFVVLILSWKRKPSQYTGINEAFDSNDGQSMVRFDLRMIRTATNNFSTENKLGQGGFGSVYKGILPSGQEIAVKRLIKGSGQGNMEFKNEVLLLTRLQHRNLVKLLGFCNEKDEEILVYEFVPNASLDRFIFDEEKRRILTWDVRYIIIEGVARGLQYLHEDSQLRIIHRDLKASNILLDADMNPKVADFGMARLFNMDETRGQTSRVVGTYGYMAPEYATYGQFSAKSDVYSFGVMLLEMICGKTNKNLEKEEEEEEELSAFVWKRWIEGRFEEIIDPLAAPSNNISINEVVKLIHIGLLCVQENVSKRPSMTSILFWLERHANTTMPVPTPVALLTRPSPSPSPSPSPSPSSSL encoded by the exons ATGGGAAAGAGTTGTCTTGTGACTACTTTTCTCtcgcttctccttctcttccttcaaACCCCTAAAAACGTTAATGCCAGTTTCAGATGCTACGGTGACTTTTTCAATGTTAACTACGGCGTCAGTCGTGAcaacctcttctcttctcttccttctaaCGTCGTTGCAAACGGCGGTTTCTACAACGCGTCCTTTGGCAGAGAATCTAAAGACAACAGAGTCCACGTTGTTGCCTTATGCAGACGAGGCTACGAGAAGCAAGCTTGCAAGACATGTCTCGAACATGTGATTGACGACACAAAATCAAGGTGTCCTAATCAAAAAGAGTCTTTCTCATGGGTCACTGATGAATCCGACGACGTTTTTTGCTCTCTACGTTACACCAACCGCTCAACTTTTGGCAAATTGGAGCTCTCGCCAGTTGTTATCAACGCTAACCCAAACAGTATAAATTCATCCATATCTGAGAACATGACCTTGTTCAGCCAAGAATGGATTGCAATGGTTAACAGGACGCTCGAGGCCGCTTCCACCGCTGAGACTTCCTCAGTCCTCAAGTACTATAACGCCACAAAAACAAAGTTCACACAAATTTCAGATGTTTACGCGTTGATGCAATGCACGCCTGACCTATCGCCAGGCGACTGCAAGAGATGTCTAAGAGAGTGTGTGAATTCCTTTCAAAGCCAGTCCTGGGGAAAACAAGGAGCTGGGGTTAGTCGGCCTAGCTGTTATTTCCGGTGGGATCTTTATCCTTTCTATAAAGCTTTTGACAATGTTACAAGAGTTTCTGCTCTTCCTCCTCAAGCTTCTTCGACTATTCTCAATTGCGTGAAAGACAAGAAAAGTTTTCAAGGAAGCAACATTGCAATTATTGTGGTCCCAACAGCTATCAATCTCTTCGTATTTGTGGTTCTAATACTTTCTTGGAAGAGAAAGCCGTCACAGTACACCGGAATCAATG AGGCTTTTGATTCGAATGATGGTCAATCTATGGTACGTTTTGATCTCCGAATGATTCGTACTGCAACAAACAACTTCTCTACTGAAAATAAGCTTGGCCAAGGTGGATTTGGATCTGTTTACAAG GGAATATTACCGAGTGGGCAAGAGATAGCGGTAAAGAGATTAATAAAAGGTTCAGGGCAAGGAAATATGGAGTTCAAGAATGAGGTCTTACTCTTGACAAGGCTCCAACATAGGAATCTGGTCAAGCTTCTTGGGTTTTGtaatgaaaaagatgaagagattCTTGTCTACGAGTTCGTCCCCAATGCAAGCCTTGACCGCTTCATATTTG atgaagaaaaacgCCGGATTCTGACATGGGATGTGAGGTACATAATCATAGAAGGAGTTGCGAGAGGGCTTCAATATCTCCATGAAGATTCTCAGTTGAGGATTATTCACAGAGATTTGAAGGCAAGCAATATCCTTTTAGACGCAGATATGAACCCTAAGGTTGCTGACTTTGGGATGGCGAGGCTGTTCAATATGGATGAGACTCGAGGACAGACAAGCAGAGTAGTTGGAACATA CGGATATATGGCTCCAGAATACGCGACATACGGACAATTCTCAGCTAAATCGGATGTTTATAGCTTTGGTGTGATGCTTCTAGAGATGATATGTggtaaaaccaacaaaaacttggaaaaagaagaagaggaagaagaagagctttcaGCTTTT GTATGGAAGAGGTGGATTGAAGGAAGATTTGAAGAGATCATTGATCCTTTGGCTGCTCCGAGTAACAACATCTCAATAAACGAAGTAGTGAAGCTCATACACATAGGTTTGTTGTGTGTTCAAGAGAATGTTTCCAAAAGACCTAGCATGACTTCAATCCTCTTTTGGCTTGAAAGACATGCTAACACCACCATGCCTGTGCCCACACCTGTTGCTTTACTTACACGGCCATCACcctcaccatcaccatcaccatcaccatcaccatcctCGTCACTGTGA